A window from uncultured Desulfobacter sp. encodes these proteins:
- a CDS encoding transposase, whose protein sequence is MNLIFDYVHNINRIADSNPGIIRLSMDAKAVIKVGPFSRGGYNRYGLRACDHDFQPDTLLKLFGIFIPATDETFFYFSESHITADFIVDALEQLWPTLKEAYDPHTLVLNLDNGPENSSRRSQFMNRLVTFSQENSVSISLAYYPPYHSKYNPVERIWGRLEQHWNGELLDKVEKILGLARTMTWKGWRPVVTFVEKTYKKGVRLTKQAMQIIENQIFRIKGIEQWAVDIPFYVD, encoded by the coding sequence GTGAATTTGATATTTGACTATGTTCATAATATCAACAGGATAGCAGATTCGAATCCGGGGATAATAAGATTGTCAATGGATGCAAAAGCCGTCATAAAAGTGGGACCATTTTCACGAGGCGGATACAATCGTTATGGCTTACGAGCCTGTGATCATGATTTCCAGCCAGATACGCTTTTAAAGCTTTTTGGCATATTCATTCCGGCAACAGATGAAACCTTCTTTTATTTCAGCGAAAGTCATATTACAGCAGATTTTATAGTCGATGCGTTAGAACAATTATGGCCGACTCTTAAGGAAGCATATGATCCACATACCTTGGTTCTGAATTTAGATAATGGACCAGAAAATAGCAGCCGAAGAAGTCAATTTATGAATCGTTTGGTTACTTTTTCTCAAGAAAATTCCGTGAGCATTAGCTTAGCTTATTATCCTCCATATCACAGTAAATACAATCCTGTAGAAAGAATTTGGGGTAGATTGGAACAACATTGGAATGGAGAACTTTTGGACAAGGTTGAAAAAATTTTAGGATTAGCAAGAACAATGACCTGGAAAGGCTGGCGTCCAGTTGTGACCTTTGTGGAAAAAACTTATAAAAAAGGCGTAAGGCTGACAAAGCAGGCCATGCAAATCATAGAAAATCAAATTTTCCGAATCAAAGGAATTGAGCAATGGGCTGTTGACATACCTTTCTATGTTGATTGA
- a CDS encoding TonB-dependent receptor — MTDQIYSNNDGDAQRDLGDITLVDLKIEQRVYKEFCSLYAGVDNLFDEDYEESYGFPQVGRTAYAGMKIRF; from the coding sequence GTGACAGATCAGATTTATAGTAATAATGACGGCGATGCCCAGAGGGATTTGGGGGATATCACCCTGGTGGATCTGAAAATCGAACAGCGGGTCTACAAAGAGTTCTGTTCCCTCTATGCGGGCGTGGACAATCTATTTGATGAAGATTATGAAGAAAGTTACGGGTTTCCCCAGGTGGGTCGGACGGCGTATGCCGGTATGAAAATCCGTTTTTAA